Proteins encoded by one window of Scatophagus argus isolate fScaArg1 chromosome 8, fScaArg1.pri, whole genome shotgun sequence:
- the ccdc30 gene encoding coiled-coil domain-containing protein 30 isoform X1, which yields MTMDHEEARTELDQISRRLQEDGLPPGASVEDRQRHLWQQLLNSEAKLRSASEELGTLRTQQANEMEEVESYVAHIRGLLEERECLTADYERDNEHLRQELHQIRQQQESQSKELAEMLAQEDLGEMGLSSPSEQVAYLLVERATLLERLEAAERRLESQSLTDSLREVQHQCSSQSPLKKLFGLRRSGQSKHNITPAHSEEISRERNERQRLERDLEEASRRLAMAHQDIRRLTNELDAAKNNNLDISGSELQGTVQEVENLRKEVDKLKHCDMMKLQQAKEQNDRLDTENRALRERVHILESEKKNLLDQLAINDADGKDMSISSESQNNLSCNEKDYIHKRCREAMEDGLVQMRELQRQLQKLRRDQEELEERNEELEALLGEAQNASKEERHRHEGELEGLHRRIKGLEAELKKQDAQEKMLNNGEEVKPTESYLQLHLRDSSQERLALLEARLTEEKDWRKQLEIDLSAAQAALKKDKETLQIGERELKKLRLEVNSLQTECQQGKTLIKSLTQVKGEKAVLEEKLAQMERAHNRLQSELESYKDSNRTQEDLRENRFQVDQLQEQADRLTAELSSLQTAHSALRSEMVSERQQTTELQTKLSFSIQEKLTAEGGRQRLELEIQHLKEQLKWHQEQLSTTKEALISNQTPNLHTAQVEARCSPVERSTDECMDQLSCLKQELNHLQNKLEEERRLASQHQLALQAQANEAEARIKSQDLVLSQKADEAKQMKQDLQRTQSLFASAERELRYEKEKNMDLKRHNTLLDQEKLKLCAELKQVQTKLVQVEQSVHTQVAECERQQQKIRELELELARNSTNRSATTSLQEDLQTERARLIAADKKVLELQQQLKSVQHQLRIEEARAGESSRLERDSRDLSDTLSALRAKQQEEHITRKLLEQREEELLQQVRSLRLNEASLIRTNAELSHRAQQLDTRLAILEAELSKAREEARESQKSSHKLQEDLVASQQECDRLQGELQQVLLQLDTHVRKYNEKQSQHKTKLRQAKQVFLKATTQRDRIIQKLENDLVLASSLSHKEKERIHTVTEENEKLLEEKRELLQKINEAEEMGTKGMRTASTVQHRVNVLEVENRQLQDRTLKLSNQVSSLERALRNVQSFYGLEQNTKKALPSESLCDGILHTSTLSVTSGSCDPLDILDAICRVKVGERVVVDNTRASVSTHQPPEQGYLNLTSPLVPLDTKNMEESSNNNDQV from the exons ATGACCATGGATCATGAAGAG GCACGGACAGAGCTGGACCAGATTTCTAGGCGGCTTCAGGAGGATGGCTTGCCTCCAGGGGCCAGTGTTGAGGACCGGCAGCGCCACCTGTGGCAGCAGTTGCTCAACAGTGAGGCAAAGCTACGGTCAGCCAGTGAGGAGCTGGGGACTTTACGTACCCAGCAGGCCAatgagatggaggag GTGGAAAGCTATGTTGCACATATTCGTGGGTTGCTGGAAGAGCGTGAGTGTCTGACTGCAGATTATGAGAGGGACAATGAACACTTGCGACAAGAGCTTCACCAGATCAGACAGCAACAAG AGAGTCAAAGCAAGGAGCTGGCAGAGATGCTGGCTCAGGAGGACCTTGGAGAGATGGGTTTGAGCAGCCCCAGTGAACAGGTGGCTTACTTGCTGGTGGAGAGGGCCACACTGCTGGAAAGGCTGGAGGCTGCTGAGAGGAGACTGGAAAGTCAGAGCCTCACTGATAGCTTGAGGGAGGTCCAGCACCAG TGTTCATCCCAGAGTCCATTGAAGAAGCTGTTTGGGCTGCGCAGGTCTGGTCAGAGCAAACACAATATTACTCCT GCCCACAGTGAGGAAATTTCTCGGGAGCGAAATGAGCGTCAGCGGCTAGAGCGGGACCTCGAAGAGGCGTCTAGGAGGCTGGCAATGGCTCATCAGGACATCCGCAGACTCACCAATGAGCTGGATGCTGCCAAGAACAATAACCTAGACATAAGTG GATCTGAGCTTCAGGGAACGGTCCAGGAAGTAGAGAACCTGAGGAAGGAAgtggacaaactgaaacactgtg ATATGATGAAGCTGCAGCAAGCCAAAGAGCAAAATGACAGACTAGATACTGAGAACAGAGCTCTGAGGGAGAGAGTTCACATTTTAGAGTCTGAGAAGAAAAACCTCCTGGACCAG CTGGCAATAAATGATGCAGATGGCAAGGACATGAGCATCAGCAGTGAATCTCAAAACAATCTGTCTTGCAACGAAAAGGATTACATTCACAAACG GTGTCGTGAGGCGATGGAAGATGGCCTTGTACAGATGAGGGAGTTGCAACGGCAACTCCAGAAGCTACGCAGGGAccaggaagagctggaggagaggaacGAGGAGCTGGAGGCCCTGCTGGGGGAGGCCCAGAACGCCAGCAAGGAGGAGAGGCACCGCCATGAGGGAGAACTGGAGGGACTTCACAGGCGG ATCAAAGGCctggaggcagagctgaagaagCAGGATGCCCaagaaaaaatgttgaataatGGAGAAGAGGTCAAGCCCACTGAGTCCTACTTGCAGCTG CACCTGAGGGACAGCAGCCAGGAGAGACTGGCTTTGTTAGAGGCTCGTCTGACTGAGGAGAAGGACTGGAGGAAACAGCTGGAGATAGACCTCAGTGCTGCTCAAGCCGCCCTCAAAAAAGACAAGGAG ACTTTGCAGATAGGTGAGCGAGAGCTGAAGAAGCTGAGACTTGAGGTCAACAGCCTTCAGACAGAATGTCAACAAGGAAAAACACTCATCAAGAGCCTCACACAAGTCAAGGGGGAGAAAGCAGTTCTGGAGGAAAAG TTGGCCCAGATGGAGCGTGCCCACAACAGACTCCAGAGCGAGCTGGAAAGCTACAAGGACAGTAACAGGACCCAGGAGGACCTCAGGGAAAACAGGTTTCAGGTTGACCAGCTGCAGGAGCAGGCTGACAGGCTAACTGCTGAACTCAGCAGCCTCCAGACGGCACACAGTGCCTTGAG GTCTGAGATGGTTTCTGAGCGACAGCAGACTACCGAGCTCCAGACCAAGCTGAGCTTCAGTATCCAGGAGAAGCTGACAGCTGAGGGGGGAAGACAGAGGCTGGAGCTTGAGATACAGCACCTCAAAGAGCAGCTCAAGTGGCATCAAGAGCAGCTCTCCACTACAAAGGAAGCACTTATTAGCAACCAGACGCCTAACCTGCACACAGCTCAAGTAGAAGCCAGGTGCAGTCCAGTGGAGAGGAGCACAGATGAGTGCATGGATCAG CTTTCATGTTTGAAGCAGGAGCTGAATCATCTGCAGAacaagctggaggaggagcggaGGCTGGCCTCTCAACACCAACTGGCCCTGCAGGCTCAGGCCAATGAAGCAGAGGCACGAATCAAG TCCCAGGACTTAGTCCTGAGCCAGAAGGCAGATGAGGCGAAACAGATGAAGCAGGACCTGCAGAGGACCCAGAGTCTGTTCGCctcagcagagagagagctgcgctatgagaaggagaaaaacatggACCTGAAGAGACACAACACTCTGTTGGACCAGGAAAAACTCAAG CTTTGTGCAGAGCTGAAGCAGGTCCAGACTAAACTGGTCCAGGTGGAGCAGAGCGTCCACACTCAGGTGGCTGAGTGTGAAcgtcagcagcagaaaataagGGAACTGGAGTTGGAACTGGCACGCAACTCTACAAACCGCAGCGCTACCACCAGTCTGCAGGAGgacctgcagacagagagggcgCGGCTCATTGCTGCTGACAAGAAG gtgttggagctgcagcagcagttaaaGAGTGTCCAGCACCAGCTGCGCATTGAGGAAGCCCGGGCTGGCGAGAGCAGCCGCCTGGAGAGGGACAGCAGAGATCTGTCTGACACCTTGTCAGCCCTGAGAGCcaaacagcaggaagagcaCATCACCAG gaagctgttagagcagcgtgaagaggagctgctgcagcaggtgcGCTCCCTGAGGCTGAACGAGGCCTCCCTGATCAGGACCAATGCAGAGCTCAGCCACCGTGCCCAACAACTGGACACCCGTTTGGCCATTCTGGAGGCTGAACTTAGCAAGGCCAGAGAGGAG GCAAGAGAAAGCCAGAAGTCAAGCCACAAACTGCAGGAGGACTTGGTGGCTAGTCAGCAGGAGTGTGACAGACTACAGGGGGAGCTGCAGCAAGTTCTCCTCCAACTGGACACACACGTCAG GAAGTACAACGAAAAGCAGAGTCAGCACAAAACCAAGCTGCGACAGGCCAAGCAGGTCTTTCTAAAGGCAACTACACAGAGGGACCGCATAATCCAAAAACTGGAGAATGACCTGGTGCTGGCATCCAGCCTTTCGCACAAG GAAAAGGAGAGGATCCATACAGTGacagaggaaaatgagaagcttttggaggagaagagggagctGTTACAGAAGATAAATGAAGCAGAGGAAATGGGCACTAAAGGCATGAGGACGGCCTCCACTGTCCAACACAG GGTCAACGTCTTAGAAGTGGAAAACAGACAACTTCAGGATAGAACCCTAAAGCTCTCCAATCAAGTCAGTTCCTTAGAGCGTGCCCTGAGGAACGTTCAGTCATTCTACGGCCTGGAG CAGAATACCAAGAAAGCACTCCCCTCTGAAAGTCTCTGTGATGGCATCCTGCATACATCTACACTAAG CGTAACGTCAGGTTCTTGTGACCCATTGGACATCCTGGATGCAATATGCCGCGTCAAGGTGGGGGAGCGTGTGGTGGTGGACAACACTCGAGCGTCTGTCTCCACACACCAGCCGCCAGAACAGGGATACCTGAATCTCACCTCCCCATTGGTTCCTCTAGACACCAAAAACATGGAGGAGAGCTCTAATAACAATGACCAGGTATGA
- the ccdc30 gene encoding coiled-coil domain-containing protein 30 isoform X2 has translation MTMDHEEARTELDQISRRLQEDGLPPGASVEDRQRHLWQQLLNSEAKLRSASEELGTLRTQQANEMEEVESYVAHIRGLLEERECLTADYERDNEHLRQELHQIRQQQESQSKELAEMLAQEDLGEMGLSSPSEQVAYLLVERATLLERLEAAERRLESQSLTDSLREVQHQCSSQSPLKKLFGLRRSGQSKHNITPAHSEEISRERNERQRLERDLEEASRRLAMAHQDIRRLTNELDAAKNNNLDISGSELQGTVQEVENLRKEVDKLKHCDMMKLQQAKEQNDRLDTENRALRERVHILESEKKNLLDQLAINDADGKDMSISSESQNNLSCNEKDYIHKRCREAMEDGLVQMRELQRQLQKLRRDQEELEERNEELEALLGEAQNASKEERHRHEGELEGLHRRIKGLEAELKKQDAQEKMLNNGEEVKPTESYLQLHLRDSSQERLALLEARLTEEKDWRKQLEIDLSAAQAALKKDKETLQIGERELKKLRLEVNSLQTECQQGKTLIKSLTQVKGEKAVLEEKLAQMERAHNRLQSELESYKDSNRTQEDLRENRFQVDQLQEQADRLTAELSSLQTAHSALRSEMVSERQQTTELQTKLSFSIQEKLTAEGGRQRLELEIQHLKEQLKWHQEQLSTTKEALISNQTPNLHTAQVEARCSPVERSTDECMDQLSCLKQELNHLQNKLEEERRLASQHQLALQAQANEAEARIKSQDLVLSQKADEAKQMKQDLQRTQSLFASAERELRYEKEKNMDLKRHNTLLDQEKLKLCAELKQVQTKLVQVEQSVHTQVAECERQQQKIRELELELARNSTNRSATTSLQEDLQTERARLIAADKKVLELQQQLKSVQHQLRIEEARAGESSRLERDSRDLSDTLSALRAKQQEEHITRKLLEQREEELLQQVRSLRLNEASLIRTNAELSHRAQQLDTRLAILEAELSKAREEARESQKSSHKLQEDLVASQQECDRLQGELQQVLLQLDTHVRKYNEKQSQHKTKLRQAKQVFLKATTQRDRIIQKLENDLVLASSLSHKEKERIHTVTEENEKLLEEKRELLQKINEAEEMGTKGMRTASTVQHRVNVLEVENRQLQDRTLKLSNQVSSLERALRNVQSFYGLENTKKALPSESLCDGILHTSTLSVTSGSCDPLDILDAICRVKVGERVVVDNTRASVSTHQPPEQGYLNLTSPLVPLDTKNMEESSNNNDQV, from the exons ATGACCATGGATCATGAAGAG GCACGGACAGAGCTGGACCAGATTTCTAGGCGGCTTCAGGAGGATGGCTTGCCTCCAGGGGCCAGTGTTGAGGACCGGCAGCGCCACCTGTGGCAGCAGTTGCTCAACAGTGAGGCAAAGCTACGGTCAGCCAGTGAGGAGCTGGGGACTTTACGTACCCAGCAGGCCAatgagatggaggag GTGGAAAGCTATGTTGCACATATTCGTGGGTTGCTGGAAGAGCGTGAGTGTCTGACTGCAGATTATGAGAGGGACAATGAACACTTGCGACAAGAGCTTCACCAGATCAGACAGCAACAAG AGAGTCAAAGCAAGGAGCTGGCAGAGATGCTGGCTCAGGAGGACCTTGGAGAGATGGGTTTGAGCAGCCCCAGTGAACAGGTGGCTTACTTGCTGGTGGAGAGGGCCACACTGCTGGAAAGGCTGGAGGCTGCTGAGAGGAGACTGGAAAGTCAGAGCCTCACTGATAGCTTGAGGGAGGTCCAGCACCAG TGTTCATCCCAGAGTCCATTGAAGAAGCTGTTTGGGCTGCGCAGGTCTGGTCAGAGCAAACACAATATTACTCCT GCCCACAGTGAGGAAATTTCTCGGGAGCGAAATGAGCGTCAGCGGCTAGAGCGGGACCTCGAAGAGGCGTCTAGGAGGCTGGCAATGGCTCATCAGGACATCCGCAGACTCACCAATGAGCTGGATGCTGCCAAGAACAATAACCTAGACATAAGTG GATCTGAGCTTCAGGGAACGGTCCAGGAAGTAGAGAACCTGAGGAAGGAAgtggacaaactgaaacactgtg ATATGATGAAGCTGCAGCAAGCCAAAGAGCAAAATGACAGACTAGATACTGAGAACAGAGCTCTGAGGGAGAGAGTTCACATTTTAGAGTCTGAGAAGAAAAACCTCCTGGACCAG CTGGCAATAAATGATGCAGATGGCAAGGACATGAGCATCAGCAGTGAATCTCAAAACAATCTGTCTTGCAACGAAAAGGATTACATTCACAAACG GTGTCGTGAGGCGATGGAAGATGGCCTTGTACAGATGAGGGAGTTGCAACGGCAACTCCAGAAGCTACGCAGGGAccaggaagagctggaggagaggaacGAGGAGCTGGAGGCCCTGCTGGGGGAGGCCCAGAACGCCAGCAAGGAGGAGAGGCACCGCCATGAGGGAGAACTGGAGGGACTTCACAGGCGG ATCAAAGGCctggaggcagagctgaagaagCAGGATGCCCaagaaaaaatgttgaataatGGAGAAGAGGTCAAGCCCACTGAGTCCTACTTGCAGCTG CACCTGAGGGACAGCAGCCAGGAGAGACTGGCTTTGTTAGAGGCTCGTCTGACTGAGGAGAAGGACTGGAGGAAACAGCTGGAGATAGACCTCAGTGCTGCTCAAGCCGCCCTCAAAAAAGACAAGGAG ACTTTGCAGATAGGTGAGCGAGAGCTGAAGAAGCTGAGACTTGAGGTCAACAGCCTTCAGACAGAATGTCAACAAGGAAAAACACTCATCAAGAGCCTCACACAAGTCAAGGGGGAGAAAGCAGTTCTGGAGGAAAAG TTGGCCCAGATGGAGCGTGCCCACAACAGACTCCAGAGCGAGCTGGAAAGCTACAAGGACAGTAACAGGACCCAGGAGGACCTCAGGGAAAACAGGTTTCAGGTTGACCAGCTGCAGGAGCAGGCTGACAGGCTAACTGCTGAACTCAGCAGCCTCCAGACGGCACACAGTGCCTTGAG GTCTGAGATGGTTTCTGAGCGACAGCAGACTACCGAGCTCCAGACCAAGCTGAGCTTCAGTATCCAGGAGAAGCTGACAGCTGAGGGGGGAAGACAGAGGCTGGAGCTTGAGATACAGCACCTCAAAGAGCAGCTCAAGTGGCATCAAGAGCAGCTCTCCACTACAAAGGAAGCACTTATTAGCAACCAGACGCCTAACCTGCACACAGCTCAAGTAGAAGCCAGGTGCAGTCCAGTGGAGAGGAGCACAGATGAGTGCATGGATCAG CTTTCATGTTTGAAGCAGGAGCTGAATCATCTGCAGAacaagctggaggaggagcggaGGCTGGCCTCTCAACACCAACTGGCCCTGCAGGCTCAGGCCAATGAAGCAGAGGCACGAATCAAG TCCCAGGACTTAGTCCTGAGCCAGAAGGCAGATGAGGCGAAACAGATGAAGCAGGACCTGCAGAGGACCCAGAGTCTGTTCGCctcagcagagagagagctgcgctatgagaaggagaaaaacatggACCTGAAGAGACACAACACTCTGTTGGACCAGGAAAAACTCAAG CTTTGTGCAGAGCTGAAGCAGGTCCAGACTAAACTGGTCCAGGTGGAGCAGAGCGTCCACACTCAGGTGGCTGAGTGTGAAcgtcagcagcagaaaataagGGAACTGGAGTTGGAACTGGCACGCAACTCTACAAACCGCAGCGCTACCACCAGTCTGCAGGAGgacctgcagacagagagggcgCGGCTCATTGCTGCTGACAAGAAG gtgttggagctgcagcagcagttaaaGAGTGTCCAGCACCAGCTGCGCATTGAGGAAGCCCGGGCTGGCGAGAGCAGCCGCCTGGAGAGGGACAGCAGAGATCTGTCTGACACCTTGTCAGCCCTGAGAGCcaaacagcaggaagagcaCATCACCAG gaagctgttagagcagcgtgaagaggagctgctgcagcaggtgcGCTCCCTGAGGCTGAACGAGGCCTCCCTGATCAGGACCAATGCAGAGCTCAGCCACCGTGCCCAACAACTGGACACCCGTTTGGCCATTCTGGAGGCTGAACTTAGCAAGGCCAGAGAGGAG GCAAGAGAAAGCCAGAAGTCAAGCCACAAACTGCAGGAGGACTTGGTGGCTAGTCAGCAGGAGTGTGACAGACTACAGGGGGAGCTGCAGCAAGTTCTCCTCCAACTGGACACACACGTCAG GAAGTACAACGAAAAGCAGAGTCAGCACAAAACCAAGCTGCGACAGGCCAAGCAGGTCTTTCTAAAGGCAACTACACAGAGGGACCGCATAATCCAAAAACTGGAGAATGACCTGGTGCTGGCATCCAGCCTTTCGCACAAG GAAAAGGAGAGGATCCATACAGTGacagaggaaaatgagaagcttttggaggagaagagggagctGTTACAGAAGATAAATGAAGCAGAGGAAATGGGCACTAAAGGCATGAGGACGGCCTCCACTGTCCAACACAG GGTCAACGTCTTAGAAGTGGAAAACAGACAACTTCAGGATAGAACCCTAAAGCTCTCCAATCAAGTCAGTTCCTTAGAGCGTGCCCTGAGGAACGTTCAGTCATTCTACGGCCTGGAG AATACCAAGAAAGCACTCCCCTCTGAAAGTCTCTGTGATGGCATCCTGCATACATCTACACTAAG CGTAACGTCAGGTTCTTGTGACCCATTGGACATCCTGGATGCAATATGCCGCGTCAAGGTGGGGGAGCGTGTGGTGGTGGACAACACTCGAGCGTCTGTCTCCACACACCAGCCGCCAGAACAGGGATACCTGAATCTCACCTCCCCATTGGTTCCTCTAGACACCAAAAACATGGAGGAGAGCTCTAATAACAATGACCAGGTATGA
- the ccdc30 gene encoding coiled-coil domain-containing protein 30 isoform X3, translating into MTMDHEEARTELDQISRRLQEDGLPPGASVEDRQRHLWQQLLNSEAKLRSASEELGTLRTQQANEMEEVESYVAHIRGLLEERECLTADYERDNEHLRQELHQIRQQQESQSKELAEMLAQEDLGEMGLSSPSEQVAYLLVERATLLERLEAAERRLESQSLTDSLREVQHQAHSEEISRERNERQRLERDLEEASRRLAMAHQDIRRLTNELDAAKNNNLDISGSELQGTVQEVENLRKEVDKLKHCDMMKLQQAKEQNDRLDTENRALRERVHILESEKKNLLDQLAINDADGKDMSISSESQNNLSCNEKDYIHKRCREAMEDGLVQMRELQRQLQKLRRDQEELEERNEELEALLGEAQNASKEERHRHEGELEGLHRRIKGLEAELKKQDAQEKMLNNGEEVKPTESYLQLHLRDSSQERLALLEARLTEEKDWRKQLEIDLSAAQAALKKDKETLQIGERELKKLRLEVNSLQTECQQGKTLIKSLTQVKGEKAVLEEKLAQMERAHNRLQSELESYKDSNRTQEDLRENRFQVDQLQEQADRLTAELSSLQTAHSALRSEMVSERQQTTELQTKLSFSIQEKLTAEGGRQRLELEIQHLKEQLKWHQEQLSTTKEALISNQTPNLHTAQVEARCSPVERSTDECMDQLSCLKQELNHLQNKLEEERRLASQHQLALQAQANEAEARIKSQDLVLSQKADEAKQMKQDLQRTQSLFASAERELRYEKEKNMDLKRHNTLLDQEKLKLCAELKQVQTKLVQVEQSVHTQVAECERQQQKIRELELELARNSTNRSATTSLQEDLQTERARLIAADKKVLELQQQLKSVQHQLRIEEARAGESSRLERDSRDLSDTLSALRAKQQEEHITRKLLEQREEELLQQVRSLRLNEASLIRTNAELSHRAQQLDTRLAILEAELSKAREEARESQKSSHKLQEDLVASQQECDRLQGELQQVLLQLDTHVRKYNEKQSQHKTKLRQAKQVFLKATTQRDRIIQKLENDLVLASSLSHKEKERIHTVTEENEKLLEEKRELLQKINEAEEMGTKGMRTASTVQHRVNVLEVENRQLQDRTLKLSNQVSSLERALRNVQSFYGLEQNTKKALPSESLCDGILHTSTLSVTSGSCDPLDILDAICRVKVGERVVVDNTRASVSTHQPPEQGYLNLTSPLVPLDTKNMEESSNNNDQV; encoded by the exons ATGACCATGGATCATGAAGAG GCACGGACAGAGCTGGACCAGATTTCTAGGCGGCTTCAGGAGGATGGCTTGCCTCCAGGGGCCAGTGTTGAGGACCGGCAGCGCCACCTGTGGCAGCAGTTGCTCAACAGTGAGGCAAAGCTACGGTCAGCCAGTGAGGAGCTGGGGACTTTACGTACCCAGCAGGCCAatgagatggaggag GTGGAAAGCTATGTTGCACATATTCGTGGGTTGCTGGAAGAGCGTGAGTGTCTGACTGCAGATTATGAGAGGGACAATGAACACTTGCGACAAGAGCTTCACCAGATCAGACAGCAACAAG AGAGTCAAAGCAAGGAGCTGGCAGAGATGCTGGCTCAGGAGGACCTTGGAGAGATGGGTTTGAGCAGCCCCAGTGAACAGGTGGCTTACTTGCTGGTGGAGAGGGCCACACTGCTGGAAAGGCTGGAGGCTGCTGAGAGGAGACTGGAAAGTCAGAGCCTCACTGATAGCTTGAGGGAGGTCCAGCACCAG GCCCACAGTGAGGAAATTTCTCGGGAGCGAAATGAGCGTCAGCGGCTAGAGCGGGACCTCGAAGAGGCGTCTAGGAGGCTGGCAATGGCTCATCAGGACATCCGCAGACTCACCAATGAGCTGGATGCTGCCAAGAACAATAACCTAGACATAAGTG GATCTGAGCTTCAGGGAACGGTCCAGGAAGTAGAGAACCTGAGGAAGGAAgtggacaaactgaaacactgtg ATATGATGAAGCTGCAGCAAGCCAAAGAGCAAAATGACAGACTAGATACTGAGAACAGAGCTCTGAGGGAGAGAGTTCACATTTTAGAGTCTGAGAAGAAAAACCTCCTGGACCAG CTGGCAATAAATGATGCAGATGGCAAGGACATGAGCATCAGCAGTGAATCTCAAAACAATCTGTCTTGCAACGAAAAGGATTACATTCACAAACG GTGTCGTGAGGCGATGGAAGATGGCCTTGTACAGATGAGGGAGTTGCAACGGCAACTCCAGAAGCTACGCAGGGAccaggaagagctggaggagaggaacGAGGAGCTGGAGGCCCTGCTGGGGGAGGCCCAGAACGCCAGCAAGGAGGAGAGGCACCGCCATGAGGGAGAACTGGAGGGACTTCACAGGCGG ATCAAAGGCctggaggcagagctgaagaagCAGGATGCCCaagaaaaaatgttgaataatGGAGAAGAGGTCAAGCCCACTGAGTCCTACTTGCAGCTG CACCTGAGGGACAGCAGCCAGGAGAGACTGGCTTTGTTAGAGGCTCGTCTGACTGAGGAGAAGGACTGGAGGAAACAGCTGGAGATAGACCTCAGTGCTGCTCAAGCCGCCCTCAAAAAAGACAAGGAG ACTTTGCAGATAGGTGAGCGAGAGCTGAAGAAGCTGAGACTTGAGGTCAACAGCCTTCAGACAGAATGTCAACAAGGAAAAACACTCATCAAGAGCCTCACACAAGTCAAGGGGGAGAAAGCAGTTCTGGAGGAAAAG TTGGCCCAGATGGAGCGTGCCCACAACAGACTCCAGAGCGAGCTGGAAAGCTACAAGGACAGTAACAGGACCCAGGAGGACCTCAGGGAAAACAGGTTTCAGGTTGACCAGCTGCAGGAGCAGGCTGACAGGCTAACTGCTGAACTCAGCAGCCTCCAGACGGCACACAGTGCCTTGAG GTCTGAGATGGTTTCTGAGCGACAGCAGACTACCGAGCTCCAGACCAAGCTGAGCTTCAGTATCCAGGAGAAGCTGACAGCTGAGGGGGGAAGACAGAGGCTGGAGCTTGAGATACAGCACCTCAAAGAGCAGCTCAAGTGGCATCAAGAGCAGCTCTCCACTACAAAGGAAGCACTTATTAGCAACCAGACGCCTAACCTGCACACAGCTCAAGTAGAAGCCAGGTGCAGTCCAGTGGAGAGGAGCACAGATGAGTGCATGGATCAG CTTTCATGTTTGAAGCAGGAGCTGAATCATCTGCAGAacaagctggaggaggagcggaGGCTGGCCTCTCAACACCAACTGGCCCTGCAGGCTCAGGCCAATGAAGCAGAGGCACGAATCAAG TCCCAGGACTTAGTCCTGAGCCAGAAGGCAGATGAGGCGAAACAGATGAAGCAGGACCTGCAGAGGACCCAGAGTCTGTTCGCctcagcagagagagagctgcgctatgagaaggagaaaaacatggACCTGAAGAGACACAACACTCTGTTGGACCAGGAAAAACTCAAG CTTTGTGCAGAGCTGAAGCAGGTCCAGACTAAACTGGTCCAGGTGGAGCAGAGCGTCCACACTCAGGTGGCTGAGTGTGAAcgtcagcagcagaaaataagGGAACTGGAGTTGGAACTGGCACGCAACTCTACAAACCGCAGCGCTACCACCAGTCTGCAGGAGgacctgcagacagagagggcgCGGCTCATTGCTGCTGACAAGAAG gtgttggagctgcagcagcagttaaaGAGTGTCCAGCACCAGCTGCGCATTGAGGAAGCCCGGGCTGGCGAGAGCAGCCGCCTGGAGAGGGACAGCAGAGATCTGTCTGACACCTTGTCAGCCCTGAGAGCcaaacagcaggaagagcaCATCACCAG gaagctgttagagcagcgtgaagaggagctgctgcagcaggtgcGCTCCCTGAGGCTGAACGAGGCCTCCCTGATCAGGACCAATGCAGAGCTCAGCCACCGTGCCCAACAACTGGACACCCGTTTGGCCATTCTGGAGGCTGAACTTAGCAAGGCCAGAGAGGAG GCAAGAGAAAGCCAGAAGTCAAGCCACAAACTGCAGGAGGACTTGGTGGCTAGTCAGCAGGAGTGTGACAGACTACAGGGGGAGCTGCAGCAAGTTCTCCTCCAACTGGACACACACGTCAG GAAGTACAACGAAAAGCAGAGTCAGCACAAAACCAAGCTGCGACAGGCCAAGCAGGTCTTTCTAAAGGCAACTACACAGAGGGACCGCATAATCCAAAAACTGGAGAATGACCTGGTGCTGGCATCCAGCCTTTCGCACAAG GAAAAGGAGAGGATCCATACAGTGacagaggaaaatgagaagcttttggaggagaagagggagctGTTACAGAAGATAAATGAAGCAGAGGAAATGGGCACTAAAGGCATGAGGACGGCCTCCACTGTCCAACACAG GGTCAACGTCTTAGAAGTGGAAAACAGACAACTTCAGGATAGAACCCTAAAGCTCTCCAATCAAGTCAGTTCCTTAGAGCGTGCCCTGAGGAACGTTCAGTCATTCTACGGCCTGGAG CAGAATACCAAGAAAGCACTCCCCTCTGAAAGTCTCTGTGATGGCATCCTGCATACATCTACACTAAG CGTAACGTCAGGTTCTTGTGACCCATTGGACATCCTGGATGCAATATGCCGCGTCAAGGTGGGGGAGCGTGTGGTGGTGGACAACACTCGAGCGTCTGTCTCCACACACCAGCCGCCAGAACAGGGATACCTGAATCTCACCTCCCCATTGGTTCCTCTAGACACCAAAAACATGGAGGAGAGCTCTAATAACAATGACCAGGTATGA